A region of Mauremys mutica isolate MM-2020 ecotype Southern chromosome 2, ASM2049712v1, whole genome shotgun sequence DNA encodes the following proteins:
- the IL6 gene encoding interleukin-6 — protein sequence MDPQKTEEENPLWAPTGPATSGTSVCNVTGRISLHSLVCFLFSGFFLAAAALTLLLGTRAVPLPDSSGEEELVDPPDSLARSPLLPDCESLAWLLHSKAAKLKDEMCEKFTVCDNSMEMLAQNNLNLPKITEEDGCLLSGFNEEKCLSGISSGLFTFQTYLEYVRETFISEKQKVESICYGTKHLANTVKQMVKNPDAVIVPDPATQSTLFEKLKSNKKWIEKISIHLILRDFTSFMEKTVRAVRYLKNTRNLSV from the exons ATGGATCCTCAGAAGACTGAGGAAGAGAATCCGCTTTGGGCACCAACAGGACCTGCAACTTCAGGGACT AGTGTGTGCAATGTAACTGGCAGGATTTCACTCCACTCCCTTGTCTGTTTCCTCTTCTCAGGCTTTTTCTTGGCAGCGGCAGCCCTGACATTGCTCCTCGGGACCAGAGCTGTTCCCCTCCCGGATTCCTCTGGGGAAGAGGAACTTGTTGATCCCCCGGACTCGCTTGCCAGAAGCCCCTTGCTGCCCGATTGCGAGTCCCTGGCGTGGCTGCTGCACAGCAAAGCGGCCAAGCTGAAGGACGAG ATGTGTGAGAAATTTACTGTGTGTGACAACAGTATGGAGATGCTTGCCCAAAACAATCTGAACCTCCCCAAGATCACAGAGGAAGATGGATGTCTACTCTCTGGATTCAATGAG GAAAAATGCTTGAGTGGAATCTCCAGTGGACTTTTTACATTTCAGACATACCTGGAATATGTACGAGAGACATTTATTAGTGAAAAGCAAAAAGTGGAATCCATATGTTATGGTACAAAGCATCTGGCAAATACTGTGAAGCAGATG GTGAAAAATCCTGATGCAGTGATCGTGCCAGACCCAGCTACCCAGAGCACACTTTTTGAAAAACTGAAGTCAAATAAAAAATGGATAGAGAAAATCAGCATCCATCTCATCCTCCGGGACTTTACTTCATTCATGGAGAAAACTGTGAGGGCTGTTCGATATCTGAAAAACACCAGGAATCTCAGTGTTTGA